In Campylobacter porcelli, the sequence AGCTAATAATATCGATGATGAGAATAAGATAGCTGATTATCTAGCTTTGAGCGAGAGACTAGGTAGCTTTAATCTACTATATTTTGGCAAGGAAGATAATGGTCGTATGCTAAGGAGCAATGGCAATCATGTCTATCCATCAAGCGGCTATGACCCAAGGAGTAGGGACTGGTATAAACTAGCTAAAGCGTCAAATAAAGATATGGTCTTAGGCACGGCGTGGATGCAAGCGAGTAAGAAAATTCCGGTATTTGGGTTTAGTGCACCTATTAGTAATCAAGGTAGATTAGTAGGAGTAGTATCTGGGGATATAGCTTTAGGGCCTTTGAATTTATATCTAGATAATATACAAAATAGGGCTAGTTACACTATAGCGGCTATAGACCCTGCTAATAATATCGTAATTAGCAAGGATAAAGAGCAGTTATTTAAGCAAAATGAGCTATCAAAATATTATCAAATATCAGTAGCGATGCGAAAGGCTTTTTTGAATTTACTCAAAATGGGGTTGATAAATTGGCTCTTTGTGGGATAAATGAGATAAGTGGGTGGAAGGTATGCTTAATCAATGATAAAAGCTCCATATTTTCAGCAGTTAAAGATACCACAACTCTTATGGTTGTATCGCTACTTATATTTGCTTTGATACTTGCTGTAGCTACATTTTTAATAGTAAAGAGTATAACTAGACCGGTAGTAAAGATCAAAGATGCGTTATTAAATTTCTTTGATTATTTAAATCATAAAAAGACAAGTATTGAGCCACTTAGATTAAATACTAGCGATGAGCTTGGCTTGATAGCTGGTGCATTCAATGACAATGTAAGGTCGATAGCAAGGGATATACAAAAAGATGATGAGCTGATAAAAAAGACATCTGAAGCTCTAGATATGGCTAAAATGGGGGATTTTGGCAGTGATTTTGAAGTAAATGGGGCAAATAATAGAGTTAATGAACTAGCTAACCATTTAAAAGAGACTTTAAAAGAGCTTGATAAGAGCTTTATAGATATAGCTGCAGCCTTGGATACATATGTCAAAGATGATTTTACGCATACTATAGTAAATGAGAACGCTCAAGGGCAGTTTAAAAAGACAAATGATAATTTAAATAAGCTTGGCTTATACATTAAAGAGATGTTAAAAGCTCTAATAAAATCGCTCTAACCCTAAAAGAGAAAACAGAGGAGCTAGAAGAGGTTTTAAAGGTCTTAGAAGAGTCTCAAAGAACGCAAAATTCAGCCTTTAATAAAACTTCAAACGAGATAAATATAATAAATGAAAGCATCACTCAAATAGATATAAAAGCTGGAGAGTTAATCAAACAAAGCGAGGATACAAAGGAAATTTTAAATATAATTGGGGATATTGCTGAGCAGACTAATCTACTAGCTTTAAATGCGGCTATTGAAGCTGCTAGGGCTGGAGAGCATGGTAGGGGATTTGCCGTGGTGGCAGATGAGGTAAGAAATCTAGCTGAAAAAACGCAAAAAAGCCTTGGCGAGATAGAGGCAAATACTAATCTATTAATCCAAAGCGTTACAGATGTATCAAGCTCAATTAGCCAACAAACTGAAATTATAAATGATATTAATAGTAGCATATCGCAAATGCAAGAGCTAACAGAGAGTAATAGCCTAAATGTATCTAAGTGTGCTAATATCTCAAAAGAGGTGGCAAATCTATCTAGAGATATGCTAAATGAGAGTAGCAGTAAGAAATTTTAAATTTTTCTAAAGTCAAATTTAGATAGAATTTTGCGTTTTTGTAGTAATGATTTATGGGCTACTTTAACGCATAAGATGGGATTATGGTATAAAAAAGGAATTTAAATGAAAATAGCAAAATTGGCTATATCGCTACTTGTGGTATCAAATTTGGTCGCAAATGATAGCTATATAATAGAAGCTGATGGGGAATTTGGCAAGGAGCTTAAATCTTTAGTAGAAAAACACGCTAAAGATAATAATATAAGTGTGAAAGTATATGAAAAATCAAATTCATCAGATGATGATGAGAGTGGTAGATTTCTAAATATCGGCATTGATAAAAATGCAAATTATAATGGCACTAAAGGAAAAGAGCTATATGAGAAAAACTGCAAATCTTGCCACGGAGAAAATGGGACTAAAAGGGCTATGGGAGTATCTCAAAGGCTAAGTGATATGAGTGGCGATGATATAGCTGATTCTATGGCTGGATATAGGGGTGATGTGCAGTTTGGTGGGCGTTTAAAATATCTTATGGCACCAATTGCTACTAGAATGAGCTTAAAGGATTTGGGGCATATTATAGCCTATCTTAAAGGGGATAACGCTTTTGTTATAGATGATGATGAGAGTAATGAGATTAGGACTACCCCAACTAAACAAGGTAGCTATCTAGAGTAAATTTAATATAAAGGATTAAAATGAAAAAATTTTCACTAATTGCGCTAGCTGCTGCGATGGCTATTAGCTCAGCTGCGGCTAAAGAGATTAAAATTGGCGTTATTATGCCTATTACTGGTGCGGTAGCCGCTTACGGACAGACTGCGTGGGCTGGGATTAAGCTAGCTAATGAGTTAGAGCCAACTCTAAAAAATGGGGATAAAGTTAGCTTAATATTAGTAGATAATAAGGGCGATAAGGTAGAGACCGCCACAGCTACTACAAGGCTAGTAAGTGAAGATAAGGTAAGTGGATTAATCGGAGCTATGGTAACTGGCAATACTCAACAAGTATTACAAATCGCAGATGAGAAAAAGGTTCCGATGATAGCTCCAGCAGCTACAGCTGATAAGCTCTTAGATCGTGCTAAATATGGTGCTAGAGTTACATTTATGGATTCATTTCAAGGGACGAGCTTTGCTTCGTGGGCGATATCTAAAGAGATGAAAAGTGCGGTGCTAGTAATAGACCAATCCACTTCATACTCAATTGGTCTAGCTAGAGCGTTTAAGAAAGAATTTGAAAATCAAGGTGGCAAACTACTAAAAGAGTTAAAAATCAGTAGCGGAGATAAGGATTTTAAAGCCATAGTATCACAGATTAATAGCTTAAATCCTGATTTGGTATATATGCCATTTTATCATCCTGAGGCTGCGCTATTGGTGCGTCAAGCTAGACAAATAGGGGTAAAAGCTCAATTTGCCAGTGGCGATGGAGTAAGCAACGATACATTTATAGAGTTAGCTGGAGATGCATCTAATGGATATTTATATACAGATGCCTTTGATAGCTCAAATCCCCCAACGGCTAAATCAAAAGCTTTTGTAGAAGCATACACTAAAAAAAGTGGCGAGTCTAATGTGCCTGGATTTACCGCTCTTGGAGCTGACTCATACTATTTAATGATAGATGCGATGAATCGTTGTGCTGATGCGACTGATAGGGAGTGCATTAATAAAGAGATTAAAAATAGTAAAAACTTTGAGGGCGTTTCAGGTATTATAAATATCGATAAAAAAGGCAACGCAGAGCGTTCTATTGTAATTAAAGAGATTATCAACGCTAAGGCTGTCTATAAAGATACTGTAAATCCTAAATAAATTTATATTATTATATTTTTGTGGCTTTTGTTGGTAGCTAAGCAAAAGCCATCATTGTAAATGAAGTAAAGCAATATAAAGCGTGATAGTCAAACGATACTAACTATCGTTTGACGGCACTACAAAATATAAAAGTGAAGCTACCTTCCCCCACTTTTTTACATTCCAAATTTATAATAAAAATTTTTAGAAAATTTAAATTTTTCTTTTTAAGTGGAAAGGGGGACGCTTTTTTGGCAGTCGCTACCCCTTCCCCCTTAACAACCCCTAACCCCTTGAAAAAGCCTTTCAAGGGGTGGCTTACGCCACGGATTTTAATAGGGTTGCCGACTTTATGTGGGTCAAGGATTACACTCCAAATTTTCGCCAAAAACTCCTTCGAGTTTTTTATTGCGAAAATTTTATAAAATAAAAATGCCAAACTGGGAAGGGGTTGGGATCTTAAGGGATAGGGGAAACTGTTTTGGCTTTCAAATTTTAGTTTCCCCTGTCCCTTAAAAAAAGAAATTAAAAAAATTGTCGCAAAGCTGGGCTTAGCTCGTGTGGCGAAGTTAAGAATTTTAAGTGGAAAGGGGGACGCTTTTTTGGCAGTCGCTACCCCTTCCCCCTTAACAACCCCTAACCCCTTGAAAAAGCCTTCTAAGGGGTGGCTTACGCCACAAAATTTTCGCAATAAAAAACTCGAAGGAGTTTTTGGCGAAAATTTGGAGTAAAAATAAAAATGCCAAACTGGGAAGGGGTTGGGATCTTAAGGGATAGGGGAAACTGTTTTGGCTTTCAAATTTTAGTTTCCCCTGTCCCTTAAAAAAAGAAATTAAAAAAATTGTCGCAAAGCTGGGCTTAGCTCGTGTGGCGAAGTTAAGAATTTTAAGTGGAAAGGGGGACGCTTTTTTGGCAGTCGCTACCCCTTCCCCCTTAACAACCCCTAACCCCTTGAAAAAGCCTTCTAAGGGGTGGCTTACGCCACGGATTTTATAAAACAAATTTGAAGCAAATAGGGTAACCCTACGAAGTAGGGACTTTAGTGCGGGGTCAAGCCGATGGGGCTTGTCGTAAAGCTGGGCTTAGCTCAGCTGCGAAGTTAAAAATAAGGGGTACCCCACTTGTGGGGACTTTAGTTTGATTAAACTTTTCTAAAGTTTATCGCAAAGACTAGCTTGGCTAGTTTGCGAAGTTAAAAATAAGGGTAACCCTACGAAGTAGGGACTTTAGTGCGGGGTCAAGCCGATGGGGCTTGTCGTAAAGCTGGGCTTAGCTCAGCTGCGAAGTAAAAATAGGAATAATAATTGCTTAAATAGTGTAGAAATTTAGATAAAGGGCTTGTATGAAACTTCTAAAGATCGCACTTTTATGGCTTTTAATAGCGGTGGCGGCTAAGGCGGCGGTTATTAAAGACTTAGCTAGTGTTGTTGGTGTGCGTGAAAACCAACTTATCGGCTATGGCTTGGTAGTTGGTTTAAATGGCACTGGCGATGGTAGTAGTAGCGAATTTACCATTCAATCGCTATCAAATATGCTTCAAACGGTAAATGTCAAAATAAATCCAAATGATATTAAATCTAAAAACACAGCTGCGGTTATGGTAACGGCGAAGTTGCCACCATTTGCCCGTCAAGGCGATAGCTTAGATGTAACGGTAAGCTCCATTGGTGATGCGAAAAATTTAATTGGTGGAACGCTATTGCTAACTGCGTTAAAGGGCGTTGATGGCGATATATACGCTTTAGCACAAGGGGCTTTGACACTTGGTGGCTCTACAGCAAAGGGTGGTAATCACCCAACGGTTGCGACTATATTAAGTGGAGCTTTGGTAGAAAAAGAGGTTGTGTATGATATATACAATAAGCCAAATGCGAATTTGAGTTTAAAAAACTCTAGCTTTCAAACTGCGATTGATATGCAAAATGCGATTATAGCTAAATTTGGCGGTGGCTCTGCGGTGGCTTTAGACCCTAGGACGATTAGTTTGACAAAGCCTGATAGGATTAGTATGGTTGAGTTTTTAGCTAGTGTGCTTGACATTGATATGGATTATAAGGCTGAAGATAAGATTATAATCGATGAGCGAACTGGCACGGTAGTTAGTGGGGTAAATATCAAGGTTGAGCCTGTGATAATCTCACATGGAGCTATCACAATACAGATTGATAATGGCGGATTTGATCCAGCTGCCTTAGCTGATGGCGATGTTGATATAGGTAATGTAGCTATCAATACCAATACAAATATGATTAAGATAAATGAAAGGGATACCACGGTGGCAAATATCACAAGAGCGTTAAATAAGCTAGGTGCCACCCCAAAAGAGATAATAGCTATTATTGAGAATTTAAAACGAGCTGGAGCGATCCACGCTGGTGTAGAGGTGATATAATGAGAGTAGATACAAGTGTTGCGCTTAATGCATATGACGCAGCAAATACACAAAATTTAGGAAAAGAAAGAGCTATAGATGACGCAGCACTTAGGGAGCAAACTGATGCTTTTGAGGCGTTTTTGGTTAAAGAGGTTTTGGATATTGCCTTAAAAAATGAAAATCCACTATTTCCAAAAGACCCAGGAGATAAAATTTATAACTCAATGTATAATGATGCGATGAGTAGGGCATTAAGCGGTGGATTTGGATTTTCGCAAATGCTATATGATTTTTTAAAAGCCAGAGCCTAAATAAAAGCTGAATTTTTCCGATTTAGCTTAAATGAAATTAGCTAAAAAGGATTTATAATGATAGGTTCTATAAAAGCAAGTGGTATATATAGTAGTATAGCAACGCCAAAAAACGAAAATAAGAAAAACGAAGATATAACACAAACTCAAAGTAGCACTAATAACAAGATAAAAGAGTTATCTGCGATGATACAAAATGGCGAATATAAGATAGATATAGACGCCCTTTCTAAGAAGATTGCCGACTCTTTGATGTAATTTTTGCTCCTTTGAGTTAAAAGGAGCAAAATATGATAAAACAATACTTAGATGAAGCTATAGCAGAGCTTGAAGAGCTAATTTCAATCACAAATCAAGATATACAAAACATTCAAAAAGCTGACCACTCATCTGTAGATGAGCACACTAAGAAAAAAAATGAGTTAGTCCGTAAATTTGAAAAGACAAAATCGCAATTAGATAACGAATTAATCAAACTCGCACAAGCTAGTAGTGGAACAGATCTTGCTAGTATTTTATCAGATGAGATAAAAGATAGGCTAGGCGATTTACGAAGCTCTTTAGAGAGACTTCATAAAGTAAATAAGGAGTATGCTAAATCTGTAGTGGTAGTCAAGGAATTTTACGACTCTTTGCTAAAGGCGATGATGGGAGCGCAAAATACGGCTAGTTCATATGGAGATAGTAAAAACTCTAGCTTAGCAGATGCTGAAAAACTACTTAAATTAAGGGTTTGATATGGGAATTTTCGATTCTTTATATACTGGGGTAAGCGGACTGAACGCAGCTCAAATTCAAATTCAAGTAACAGGCCATAATATCACAAATGTAAATAGTGATTACTATACAAGGCAAAGGGTTGTTCAATCTGCTGCTAGTCCGTTACACTCGGCTCCTGGAGATATAGGGCTTGGGGTTAAGGTTGATACAATTGTTAGAATTCACGATGAATTTACTTTTACTAAGCTTAAAAATGCCTCTTCAAATAAGGAGAGCACGGCATATAAAGAGCAGGTTTTAAAAGAGATAGCGCAGAGATTTCCAGATTTGCAAGATACTGGTTTATTAAATGATATACAAAATTACTATCAAGCGTGGAATGACTTTGCCTCTCACTCATATGAAGCAAGCCAAAAGGCAAATTTATTAAATATCACCACAACCCTAACAAATAGGATAAACGATACAGCTTATCAGCTACAAAATATCCACTCTAAAATCAATGACGATATAGTTTTGGCAGTTGATGAGATTAACCGCCTTGGTCAGCAAATCGCTGATTTAAATAAGCAAATTCAAGCAGTAGAGACTAAAGGCGGGACAATCAATGCTAATGACCTTAGAGATAAGCGCGACCAACTAGAATCTACAATGGCAAATTTGCTAAATATATCAACTTTTAAAAATGATATACTCTCTGATAGTAGATATGGTGGCAGTATGACAGACCAAGGTAAGGACTATACTCTTAGTATAGATGGCATTACCATAGTAGAAGGGTCAAATTTCCATCCATTGAAGTTAGATACGCAAGGCTCAAAAGATGGATTTGCTACTATTTATTATGAGTTAAATGATGAGACTAGAATAGAGATGAGTAGCAAAATCACCAATGGTAAATTAGGTGCGATGCTTGATATGCGTGGTAGAAATCTTGATGGAGATGGGAATTTAACTGATGGGACTATTACGGATTTTAGAAATAATTTAGATACCTTTGCTACTACTATGATAGTAAATACAAATAATATTTATGCCCTATCAGCACAAAACTCTATGACAAGTGTGGATTTAAAGGATATGGTACCAGAAAAGCCACTCCAAAATCATAGCTCATATATCAAAAATGGTAGCTTTACTGTAAATGTGTATGATACAAGTGGAAATATTGTCGCTACAAAACAGATAAATATCGACGCTTCAACTACAATGAATGATACAAGGCAAGGAAATTCGATCGTATCGCAGTTTAACTCCAATGTCGATGGGAATAATGATAACAACCTAAATAATGACTTAGATGATTACTTTGAAGCGATATATACATATGATGAGAAAAATGGTATGGGGCATTTGGGATTTTTGCCTAAACAAGCTGAGGGTGAATATACTATATCGATTGAGGATAATGGGACTAATTTTGCTGGTGTGTTTGGTATGAGCCAATTCTTTGAAGGGGATAAGGCAGCAAATATGCAAGTAGAGCAAAGTCTAAGAGCTGATAGCTCAAAAATTAAAGGAAATAAAGCCCCAATCGATGGCGATAACACTATGGCAAATGAGATGATACAGCTCCAAACCAAACAGATAGATTTTATAAATAAAGATGGTAGTGTGAAAAATGAGAGTATAGTTGGGTATTATCGCTATTTGACTTCTGATATAGCTAGTAGAACTGAATCTATAATAGCTCTAAACACAACTAATCAATCGCTATATGCTAGTGTGTATTCCCAGCACCAAAGCATTAGCGGGGTAAATATGGATGAGGAGCTATCAAATTTAATTCGCTTTCAAAGTAGCTATGGAGCAGCAGCTAAAATCATCACCACGGTAGATCAAATGCTTAATTCGCTTTTGAGTATTAAGCAGTGATGGATAGGCTTAAACTAGCTTTAGATGATGAGTTAGCTAGAGCAAATAGTATAGATGGTCTGTATAGTGCTGCTGATCCATTGCAAGTGGCTAGGAAATTTAAAAATGATCCAATTAAAACGCTGATTTGTGCTCTTTTTGCCTATGGAAATGCTAGGGCGATTGTGAAGTTTTTAAATAGTTTGGAGTTTGATATTTTAAATTTAGATGAGAGCAAGATTTATGATTTTGTGATTAAAAATGGCTGGTTGTATAGATTTCAAAATATCGTTGATGTAGCGCAGATTTTTATCACTATGTCTAGGGCTAGGGAGTTAAATTTCGAGTATATAATATCTAGTAATACACAAAATGGCAAGGTAATTTATGGTATAAACGAGCTTATAAAGTCATTATATCAGCTAAATAATTATCGCTCTAGTGGGTATGAGTTTTTCTTTGGCAAGGTTTTTGAAAATGAGCCAAAAAGTCCGTATAAACGCTATAATATGTGGCTTAGATGGATGGTAAGGGATAGGGATATTGATCTTGGAGTTTTTAAGAGTATTGATAAATCAAATTTAATCTTACCGCTTGATACTCACACTCATAAAGTTACTCAAGCAATTGGGCTTTGTGATAGAAAAAGCTATGATTATAAGGCCGCTTTGCAAATTAGCAATAATCTTGCGATTTTTGACCCAAATGATCCGATTAAATATGATTTTGCTCTATATCGCATTGGTCAAAGTGGTGCTTTGGAGAGATTTTTAGAGAGAATAAAAGGGTAAATTTAATAAAAACTTGCTAATATAGATAAAAAATTTAGGCAGAGCTATGGAAAAAAGATTACAAGAATTAAAAAAATCTACCAAAAAATTACAAATTTTAAACCAAAATCAAAGAGCAAATTTAATAGAAAATATAGCTAATTCTATAGAGCAAAATATAGATAAGATTATAAAAGCTAACGCTATAGATTTACAAAATGCTAAAAATCTAAGTCTAGCACTTCAAGATAGATTAAAATTAGATGAAAATCGCATAAAAAATTTAGCTAAAAGCATTAAAGATATAGCGTTATTAAAAGATCCAATAGGCAAAATAAAAGATGGTTGGATAACAAAAGATGGCTTAAAAATAGAAAAAATCAGCGTCCCGCTTGGAGTGATTGCTATCATATATGAATCTCGCCCGAATGTAACGGCTGAAGTTGTGGCTTTAGCTATTAAAAGCGCTAATGGATGTGCGTTAAAAGGCGGGAAAGAGGCGATAAATACAAATTTGGCTATTGTGGAGATTATCAAAGATAGCTTAAAAGAGTATGGCGGTTGTGTTGAGTATTTTGATATTAGCAGAGATGAGATTTTGGATTTTATCAAAATGGATAAATATCTGGATTTGGTGGTGCCAAGGGGTGGCGAAGGGCTGGTGAAATTTGTAAGCTCTAACTCAAGTGTGCCTGTGCTAAAGCATGATAAAGGCGTTTGCCATATCTATATACATAAATTTGCAAATATCAAAAAAGCCTTAGATATATGTATAAATGCCAAATGCTCACGCCCTGGAGTGTGTAACGCTGCTGAGAGCGTGCTAGTAGATGAAGATTTGGCGAGTGAGTTTTTACCGCTATTAAAAAGTCAGTTAGATAAATTTGGGGTTATAATTTATGGTTGTAAAAGAGCTAATCAGATAATAGAGTGCCAAGAGGCTAGCAAGGATAGCTATGATAATGAGTATTTGGATTTTAAGCTAAATTTAAAGGTAGTAAGTGGATTTGATGATGCTATAGAGCATATAGATAGGCATAGTAGCGGTCATAGCGAAGCTATAGTAAGCGATGATTATAGTGCGTGTGAGAGATTTTTAAGCTTAGTTGATAGTGCTTGTGTGTATGCGAATGCTTCAACTAGATTTAGCGATGGTGGCGAGTTTGGCTTTGGTGGAGAGATCGGTATTAGCACTGGGAAAATGCACGCCCGTGGCCCTGTGGGCGTTGATGAGCTAACGACATATAAGTATATCATTAGGGGCGAGGGACATATTAGGTAGGTTATTCTAATTTAAATGTGAAAAACTCACTTTTATATCCGCTATCGCCTAGTCCATTATACTGGGTTATAGCAGCTTCTATATTTCCAACTTCTTGATATAATAACCCAAGGGCTAATCTAGCTTCGCTGTAGGTTGGATTGGTGAGTTTAGCAAGTTCTAAATAACCAATAGCACTATCTGGGTGATTAGCTCCAATGCTTGCTACACTGGCTAAAAATAGCGTATTTGCGTCATCTATATTCTCATTATTTATTAGCTCATTATATATGGTGTAGGACTCTTCATAGTGGCCTGTGAATAGATCTAGATATGCTAAAGTGTATAAAATATCTTTAGTATTTTTAGTAGAGACTTTTAGATCAGCTACGATACTTTCACGCTCTTTATGTAAAAGCCCTGCAATTTGTAAAAGCTTTATATACTCACTTCTTATGATAGAAGCGCCGCCATATAACGCGCCTTTATCTAGTTTTGTTGTTAGAAATTTGATTTGAATATCTTTAGCGTAATTTTTAATATTTTTAGTATCAAATCTAGTAGCTGAGTATATAATATTGGTTAATACATCATTTGGTAGCTTTTCGTTTAACTTGCTAGTAGCTGGAGCTATAATCTCACTTCTTTTGGTTACATAGGCTGAAATTATGTTAAATACGATATTTAGAACACTATCATTGCGGTTTTGATCTAGCCAGTTATTTAGTGCACTCTCATTGCCTTGAGTGAGCTGAATCATAGCTTTGTAGATATTATTTTGATCTAAATTTGGGTCTAATTCTATATTATCTAGCACTTCATTTGTAAGACGCCTTGAATCTTTGCTTATCATTTGAGCAGTTATTATAGCGTAGGCTCCAGCTATATAATTTAGCGGATCAAGATGATAGCTAGTAACAAAGTGCTTGTATGCTTGAGCAAAATCCCCAAGCTGAGCAAATGTAAGAGCTAGATTGAATTGGACAATTGAGTGATTTGGGTATAGTTTTGTAATCTCTAAAAAGTCGCTATTTGCCTCTCTTAAATTATTATTAAGTGCTTTGAATATGGCTTGAGATAGCATTGCGTTGGCTTTGGATACTGCTCCACTAGTTTGTAGATACTCATCTGCTACGCTATTTTCATCTACAAATAGGCTTAATCCACCTTTTCTGATATATTCAATTGTCTGTTTAGGGTCAAATGCCTTATATGGAGTGAAATAAAATAGAATTTGATATAGGGTATTTTGGCTAAAAAATCTATTTGTATCGTAGTTTTTTTGGGCTAAATTTATATCAAATATCTCTGGATTTAATATAGTTTTAATAGGATATGTATCTTGTATAAAGGTGGAGTTATTATCATTTAGCATTTTTAAGATTTTGGCTGTGGAGGCAAATTCGCCTGTTTTAAGATCGATTAAAGATATGGCTAGATGGGTTAATGGGGC encodes:
- a CDS encoding glutamate-5-semialdehyde dehydrogenase — its product is MEKRLQELKKSTKKLQILNQNQRANLIENIANSIEQNIDKIIKANAIDLQNAKNLSLALQDRLKLDENRIKNLAKSIKDIALLKDPIGKIKDGWITKDGLKIEKISVPLGVIAIIYESRPNVTAEVVALAIKSANGCALKGGKEAINTNLAIVEIIKDSLKEYGGCVEYFDISRDEILDFIKMDKYLDLVVPRGGEGLVKFVSSNSSVPVLKHDKGVCHIYIHKFANIKKALDICINAKCSRPGVCNAAESVLVDEDLASEFLPLLKSQLDKFGVIIYGCKRANQIIECQEASKDSYDNEYLDFKLNLKVVSGFDDAIEHIDRHSSGHSEAIVSDDYSACERFLSLVDSACVYANASTRFSDGGEFGFGGEIGISTGKMHARGPVGVDELTTYKYIIRGEGHIR